A region from the Paenibacillus humicola genome encodes:
- the flgL gene encoding flagellar hook-associated protein FlgL, with protein MSLRVTQSMVQSQLLRNISSNMKRMAYNQDVLSSNSKILKPSDDPVGITYALRYRSELALNDQYKKNVDMAKSMLDHTDSVMEQINSLIQRANELTVQGTNGTNTQTSLDAIAQEMGQLYEQAVTLGNDQLNGKYIFNGQKTDQKPYSSSGAAAALNPNGQIALNGSGSVATPGESSDDQSVLYQLSDGVTLPVNVTGQDVFGGGSDTDNLFTVLKGLQTAFANGDQASAGTLLGSLQSRFNKFQDVRSEVGARSNRIDLIDSRLQALNQNLTAMDSSVEDADIGSVIIKLKSDQNVYQASLSAGAKIIQPSLIDYLH; from the coding sequence ATGTCCTTACGTGTAACGCAAAGCATGGTACAGTCCCAGCTGCTTCGAAATATTAGCAGCAATATGAAGCGAATGGCATACAATCAGGACGTCCTTTCATCCAATTCGAAAATATTAAAGCCTTCGGACGACCCGGTAGGCATTACCTATGCTCTACGGTATCGCAGCGAGCTGGCGCTTAACGACCAATATAAGAAAAATGTAGACATGGCCAAATCGATGCTCGATCACACCGATTCCGTCATGGAGCAGATTAACTCGCTCATTCAACGCGCCAACGAGCTAACGGTCCAGGGGACGAACGGAACGAATACCCAAACGTCGCTTGACGCGATCGCCCAGGAGATGGGCCAGCTTTACGAGCAGGCGGTAACCTTGGGAAATGACCAGCTTAACGGCAAATATATTTTTAACGGGCAAAAGACCGACCAGAAGCCCTATTCTTCGTCCGGGGCCGCTGCGGCTTTGAACCCGAACGGACAGATTGCCCTGAATGGCAGCGGGAGTGTGGCAACGCCAGGCGAGAGCTCGGACGATCAATCGGTACTCTACCAGTTGTCGGACGGTGTGACGCTGCCGGTTAACGTTACGGGTCAGGACGTTTTCGGAGGCGGAAGCGATACGGACAACTTGTTCACCGTGCTGAAGGGCTTGCAGACCGCATTCGCGAACGGCGATCAGGCTTCGGCCGGCACCCTGCTCGGAAGCCTGCAGAGCCGGTTTAATAAATTTCAGGATGTCCGGTCGGAAGTGGGCGCCAGATCCAACCGCATCGATTTGATCGACAGCCGCCTCCAGGCGCTGAATCAGAACCTGACGGCGATGGATTCCAGCGTGGAGGACGCCGACATCGGCTCCGTAATTATTAAACTAAAAAGCGACCAAAACGTTTATCAAGCTTCATTATCGGCCGGAGCCAAAATCATTCAACCCAGCTTGATCGATTATTTGCATTGA
- the csrA gene encoding carbon storage regulator CsrA: MLILTRKKGQSIIINNNIEIVISAIDGDQVKIGINAPEEVNILRKEVFDAVQQSNKEAIHPKFDPQAIKNLPSPKKSP, translated from the coding sequence ATGCTGATCCTGACCAGAAAGAAAGGCCAGTCCATCATTATCAACAATAATATCGAGATCGTCATTTCCGCCATTGACGGCGATCAGGTGAAAATCGGCATTAATGCGCCGGAAGAAGTCAATATTTTGCGCAAAGAAGTTTTCGATGCCGTGCAGCAGAGCAACAAAGAAGCCATTCACCCCAAATTCGATCCTCAGGCGATCAAAAACTTGCCGAGCCCTAAAAAATCGCCTTAA
- a CDS encoding ComF family protein — MPWITRIECPVCGRPEACGDCRRRSDAAFVLSRSAVRYNAFIRGLLALYKYRGHEALAPLLGGMMQVAYILMLAELGGRDASFGFDAVVPVPLSAERLAERGFNQAERFAVHIAGLSGIPVVEALRRTRHSAKQSFKTRGDRLRDTRDLFEADLAAYDQPNVREIRNGAGVTADFRGTGRMRILLVDDIYTTGGTVNACAAALAGTPGLRRFRPEIYVLTLARS, encoded by the coding sequence GTGCCATGGATTACGCGGATCGAGTGTCCCGTTTGCGGGCGGCCCGAAGCGTGCGGAGACTGCCGGCGGCGCAGCGACGCCGCTTTCGTGCTGAGCCGCAGCGCAGTGCGCTACAATGCGTTCATTCGCGGGCTGCTGGCGCTGTACAAATACCGCGGGCACGAAGCGCTCGCCCCGCTGCTAGGCGGCATGATGCAGGTCGCTTATATCCTGATGCTTGCCGAGCTCGGCGGCCGCGATGCTTCGTTCGGCTTCGACGCCGTCGTTCCCGTGCCGCTCAGCGCCGAGCGGCTGGCCGAACGGGGCTTCAATCAGGCGGAAAGGTTTGCTGTTCATATTGCCGGACTTTCCGGGATCCCGGTCGTAGAAGCGCTTCGCCGCACGAGGCATAGCGCCAAGCAAAGCTTCAAAACGAGAGGAGACCGGCTGCGCGATACCAGAGATTTATTCGAGGCGGATCTCGCTGCTTACGATCAGCCCAACGTCCGCGAAATCCGAAACGGGGCGGGAGTAACCGCCGATTTCCGCGGTACCGGCCGGATGAGGATCCTGCTGGTTGACGACATCTATACGACCGGCGGCACGGTCAACGCCTGTGCCGCGGCGCTCGCCGGCACCCCCGGTCTTCGCCGCTTCCGCCCGGAAATATACGTCCTCACTCTCGCGCGTTCCTAA
- a CDS encoding cold-shock protein, producing the protein MQGKVKWFNAEKGYGFIETEQGGDVFVHFSAIQSEGFKTLEEGQSVEFDIVEGARGPQAANVVKL; encoded by the coding sequence ATGCAAGGTAAAGTAAAATGGTTTAACGCTGAGAAAGGTTATGGATTCATCGAGACGGAGCAAGGCGGCGACGTATTTGTTCACTTCTCCGCAATCCAATCCGAAGGTTTCAAGACGCTCGAAGAAGGCCAATCGGTCGAGTTCGACATCGTGGAAGGCGCACGCGGTCCACAAGCTGCAAACGTAGTCAAACTGTAA
- a CDS encoding TIGR03826 family flagellar region protein, whose amino-acid sequence MNVDNCPRCGKLFTKNFRDVCPACIKEIDREYALCADYLRRNRGATTQELSEATGVSAKQITRFIREGRISLVGAPNLGYPCELCGTLIRESHICADCRNKLAKDTDRLRKNMVSEAEKSREQGQGSYQIKDRLWDK is encoded by the coding sequence ATGAATGTCGATAACTGTCCTCGTTGCGGAAAGCTGTTTACCAAAAATTTTCGGGACGTCTGTCCGGCTTGCATCAAAGAAATCGACCGCGAGTATGCGCTGTGCGCCGACTATTTGCGCAGGAACAGAGGCGCCACGACGCAGGAGCTGTCCGAGGCAACGGGTGTTTCGGCGAAGCAGATAACACGGTTTATCCGCGAGGGGCGAATATCGCTGGTCGGCGCGCCCAATCTCGGGTATCCTTGCGAGCTTTGCGGTACGCTCATTCGGGAAAGCCATATTTGCGCAGATTGCCGCAATAAGCTTGCCAAGGACACGGACCGGCTCCGGAAGAACATGGTATCCGAGGCGGAGAAATCAAGGGAACAGGGTCAAGGGTCCTATCAGATCAAAGACCGGCTGTGGGATAAATGA
- the flgK gene encoding flagellar hook-associated protein FlgK yields the protein MRSTFHGLEVAKSSLLTQQAALNTTGHNIANANTEGYSRQTVNMTAARSLEAFGMSRSNTPGQIGMGVEFDSITRIREQFLDDQFRGENKNLGDWSVRADTLSKLEGIVNEPSDSGFRTVLEKFWSSWSDLSKDPENESARKIVRETASALTDALNHTSKQLSDLSGSLTQDIDVKLSDVNSKLSMISSLNQAIQRVESLGDDANDLRDQRDLLTDQISKAINITVTDTPQGYNISMGNASLLQGTAVVPLTAAAAANAMNSGDLNAGEIHGLFVSRDQYVADYSRQLDTLANTLANGPFQVTIPAGSVLPGQTVPLAADTVMTVNGINGLHKLGYTLKDPATAGLDFFTAGSPGGVITAGNIQLNAAIAADDSLIAASMRTETTSGGTTVIKGNNTLALLMADAGNAVMTIDQTASGKGIANATLGDFYQSIVGALGVQSGEASRQTDNAQDLVDQADSRRASVSGVSLDEEMSNLIKFQHAYSAAARFMTTFDQVLDKLINGTGQVGR from the coding sequence ATGAGGTCAACCTTTCACGGCTTAGAGGTAGCCAAAAGCAGCCTGTTGACGCAGCAAGCAGCTTTGAACACGACAGGCCACAACATTGCCAATGCGAACACCGAAGGATATTCCAGGCAGACCGTGAACATGACGGCGGCCCGATCGCTCGAAGCTTTCGGCATGTCGCGGTCGAATACACCCGGTCAAATCGGGATGGGCGTCGAGTTTGATTCTATTACAAGAATCAGGGAGCAGTTCCTCGACGACCAGTTTCGCGGCGAAAACAAAAATCTCGGCGACTGGTCCGTTCGTGCGGATACGCTATCCAAGCTGGAAGGGATCGTAAACGAGCCCTCCGACTCCGGCTTCCGGACCGTTCTGGAGAAATTCTGGTCCTCCTGGTCCGATCTCAGTAAAGATCCGGAAAACGAATCCGCCCGTAAAATCGTGCGCGAAACCGCAAGCGCGCTTACGGACGCGCTGAATCATACAAGCAAACAATTGTCGGATTTGAGCGGCAGTCTCACGCAGGATATCGACGTCAAATTAAGCGATGTAAACTCCAAGCTCAGTATGATTTCGTCGTTAAACCAAGCAATTCAGCGGGTAGAAAGCCTCGGCGACGACGCCAACGATTTGCGGGATCAGCGCGATCTGCTGACGGATCAAATTTCAAAAGCCATTAATATAACCGTAACCGATACGCCTCAAGGCTACAATATTTCGATGGGCAATGCGAGCCTGCTTCAAGGGACGGCCGTCGTTCCGCTTACCGCCGCGGCTGCCGCAAACGCAATGAACTCGGGCGATTTGAACGCCGGGGAAATTCACGGCCTGTTCGTCTCAAGAGATCAGTATGTAGCCGATTACAGCCGGCAGCTGGACACACTCGCCAACACGCTTGCCAACGGGCCGTTCCAGGTGACGATACCGGCCGGTTCGGTACTGCCCGGCCAGACGGTACCGCTGGCGGCGGATACCGTCATGACGGTTAACGGGATTAACGGCCTGCACAAGCTTGGTTATACGCTGAAGGATCCGGCGACGGCGGGGCTGGATTTTTTTACGGCCGGTTCGCCAGGAGGCGTTATTACGGCGGGCAATATTCAGCTTAATGCGGCCATTGCCGCCGACGATTCGCTGATCGCGGCTTCCATGCGCACGGAGACGACGTCAGGCGGGACGACGGTGATCAAAGGCAACAATACGCTCGCGCTCCTTATGGCCGATGCCGGCAACGCCGTGATGACCATCGACCAGACGGCAAGCGGAAAAGGGATTGCGAATGCGACGCTCGGCGACTTTTACCAATCGATCGTCGGCGCGCTCGGCGTACAGTCCGGCGAAGCCAGCCGTCAAACGGATAACGCGCAGGATTTGGTCGATCAGGCGGATTCGAGAAGGGCCTCCGTAAGCGGCGTATCGCTCGACGAAGAGATGTCGAATTTGATTAAATTCCAGCACGCCTACAGCGCGGCGGCACGATTTATGACCACCTTCGATCAGGTTCTCGATAAACTCATTAACGGAACCGGCCAAGTCGGGCGTTAA
- the hpf gene encoding ribosome hibernation-promoting factor, HPF/YfiA family — translation MKYNIRGSHIQVTDAMRDYVEKKLNRLDKYFEAPIPSETNVTMSVTKGKHAVEVTIPLPGGALLRAEEKKDDMYASIDLIVDKLERQIRKHKTKLNRKVRMESGIRTLFKDEGTAVRTLEEEDELELVRTKRFKLKPMDVEEAILQMNMVGHSFFVFANSATKEVNVVYKRNDGKYGLIEHG, via the coding sequence ATGAAATACAATATTCGAGGCTCACACATTCAGGTGACTGACGCAATGCGCGATTATGTCGAGAAAAAACTGAACCGCCTGGACAAGTATTTTGAAGCACCAATTCCTTCCGAAACAAATGTAACGATGTCGGTAACGAAGGGCAAGCATGCGGTGGAGGTTACGATTCCGCTGCCGGGCGGCGCCCTGCTGCGCGCTGAAGAGAAAAAGGATGATATGTACGCTTCGATCGACCTGATTGTCGACAAACTGGAACGGCAAATCCGCAAGCACAAGACGAAGCTGAACCGGAAGGTTCGGATGGAAAGCGGAATACGTACACTGTTTAAGGACGAAGGGACGGCCGTGCGCACTCTGGAAGAAGAGGACGAATTGGAACTCGTGCGGACGAAAAGATTTAAGCTGAAGCCGATGGATGTGGAAGAGGCGATTCTCCAGATGAATATGGTCGGACATTCGTTTTTTGTCTTCGCCAATTCCGCCACCAAGGAGGTTAATGTCGTTTATAAACGAAACGACGGCAAATACGGACTTATCGAGCACGGTTAA
- a CDS encoding DUF6470 family protein — MNDFRLSIRQTYAQIGIETHQASQDMHAPLGDQSIEQPQAKLEIRQPTGVLTIDSSAAWTGLGQGPHLEWLNSIYSQEKTIILQVIAKTVEDGNRMAQITNPQDAFADIAGNVLPLEPSPIQYVGEASSLNVKIDYQPREPEIEAVPQYPRIRYIPRKPEIQTNPGAVDIYLKQRNSIDIQVSRYNLYQ, encoded by the coding sequence ATGAACGATTTCAGGTTATCCATCCGGCAGACGTATGCGCAAATCGGGATCGAGACTCATCAGGCAAGCCAGGATATGCACGCTCCGCTCGGCGATCAATCGATCGAGCAGCCGCAGGCAAAGCTGGAGATTCGTCAGCCGACAGGGGTGTTGACCATCGATTCCTCCGCGGCATGGACAGGTTTAGGTCAAGGTCCACATCTCGAATGGCTGAACTCGATTTATAGTCAGGAGAAAACGATTATTTTGCAGGTCATTGCGAAAACGGTGGAGGACGGCAACCGAATGGCGCAAATCACCAATCCGCAGGATGCGTTTGCGGATATTGCCGGCAATGTTTTACCGTTGGAGCCTTCGCCTATCCAATATGTCGGGGAGGCGTCAAGCTTGAATGTCAAAATCGATTATCAGCCGCGCGAGCCTGAAATCGAGGCTGTTCCGCAATATCCCCGTATCCGCTACATCCCCCGAAAACCCGAAATCCAAACCAATCCGGGGGCGGTCGACATCTATTTGAAGCAGCGGAATTCGATCGATATTCAGGTCAGCCGCTATAACCTTTATCAATAA
- the flgM gene encoding flagellar biosynthesis anti-sigma factor FlgM, protein MKINEPSRVSAVNSYQKQTESRSPGTSRKRQTDQVHISAEAQEMLSTSQAGKDERISRINELKKEVASGTYYVDAGKIAEKVWPFIK, encoded by the coding sequence ATGAAAATAAATGAACCGTCCCGCGTGAGCGCCGTCAATTCGTACCAGAAGCAGACCGAAAGCCGCTCGCCCGGCACGAGCCGCAAACGGCAAACGGATCAGGTGCATATATCGGCGGAGGCGCAGGAAATGCTTTCGACCAGCCAGGCCGGCAAAGACGAGCGGATCAGCAGAATCAACGAGCTGAAGAAGGAAGTCGCATCGGGCACCTACTACGTCGACGCCGGCAAAATCGCCGAGAAGGTTTGGCCTTTCATTAAATAA
- a CDS encoding motility associated factor glycosyltransferase family protein: MTYLHTNAPYLSEYNEWLMERLKTIDSSSVEAVRAGGDVLFKLADEEGNEFYTASVYDPKYEAEQFLDGVNFDNTGFILIGMGSSAIVKSILEHKTETAWVLIIEKDTALVKKFLEEVDLSPYLEGKLQRIIILTDFVGELSEVLNTYITSMIGYYFLRTDILRTFASYRRDAAFYDLMTDTIINHLRTHMTAMGNSLDDTLKGMTNELRNLPVALNSHKLSDLRNAYKGKPIICVASGPSLDKQLPLLKRAKGKALIICAESAFRVLLKNGISPDIVCILERGENSYELSIKGADIPADTALMGLTLMDPRIPRGWNPYVIPVFKENIVHSRLMNHSLGDRGTLYNGISVAHLNYSLAQYLGGCPIVFIGQDLAYSDDGETHSKHSFYADDSDMDISEEQRKQIHNSLKEDTAFFNKTVYLDGYYGGKVKSRELWRQFLYWMEHLIHYLPAPLVINATEGGADIRGTIKMPFQEVVERYCKDKTTSIPELFAGLPPIDSAAETESHVRSMLDFFGRQLGDMSRVSEHAEEVLGAIRQLQDELAEHPDGGIDFLAIKAGRVLRNVELLLKDVLKQPFLIFFFRPLISNYHVKMNPISRVSSIDRLQAILTHQSYLLRRIVEGTRQVADVYTEGTREAIRDLGLDCQQFELDIQDTWALPDLDIGEELDDAAGNHC, from the coding sequence ATGACCTACTTGCATACGAATGCACCGTATTTGTCGGAATATAACGAATGGCTGATGGAGCGGCTCAAGACGATCGACAGCAGTTCGGTCGAAGCCGTGCGCGCCGGCGGTGACGTATTATTCAAGCTGGCCGATGAAGAAGGAAATGAATTTTATACCGCAAGCGTGTATGACCCGAAGTATGAAGCCGAGCAATTCCTGGACGGCGTCAATTTTGACAACACCGGGTTTATTCTCATCGGCATGGGCTCATCCGCAATCGTCAAATCGATTCTTGAACATAAAACCGAGACGGCATGGGTTTTAATCATAGAGAAAGATACGGCACTTGTGAAAAAGTTTTTGGAAGAGGTCGACTTATCGCCGTATTTGGAAGGGAAATTGCAGCGGATCATCATTTTAACCGATTTTGTCGGGGAGCTGTCTGAAGTTCTGAATACCTATATAACCTCGATGATCGGGTATTACTTCTTGCGGACGGATATCCTGCGCACTTTCGCAAGCTATCGCCGCGATGCCGCATTTTACGACCTTATGACCGATACGATTATCAATCATTTGCGCACGCATATGACCGCAATGGGCAATTCCCTGGATGACACCTTGAAAGGCATGACCAATGAGCTGAGAAATTTGCCCGTTGCGTTGAACTCTCATAAATTAAGCGATTTACGGAATGCGTATAAAGGAAAGCCGATTATTTGCGTCGCTTCGGGACCTTCGCTGGATAAACAGCTGCCCCTGCTGAAAAGGGCAAAGGGCAAAGCTTTGATTATATGCGCGGAGTCGGCGTTTCGCGTACTGCTGAAAAACGGGATTTCGCCGGATATTGTCTGTATCTTGGAACGCGGCGAAAATTCGTACGAGCTAAGCATCAAAGGCGCGGACATTCCGGCGGATACCGCTTTGATGGGGCTGACGCTCATGGATCCCCGAATTCCGCGCGGCTGGAATCCGTACGTCATTCCCGTTTTCAAGGAAAATATCGTGCACAGCCGTCTGATGAACCATTCGCTCGGAGATAGGGGAACGCTGTACAACGGCATTTCGGTCGCCCATTTGAACTATTCGCTGGCGCAATATTTGGGCGGATGCCCCATTGTGTTTATCGGCCAGGATTTGGCCTACTCGGACGACGGCGAAACGCACAGCAAGCACAGCTTTTATGCGGACGATTCCGATATGGATATTAGCGAGGAGCAGCGCAAGCAGATTCACAACAGCCTGAAGGAAGATACGGCTTTCTTCAATAAAACCGTGTACCTGGACGGATATTACGGCGGGAAAGTCAAATCGAGAGAGCTGTGGAGGCAGTTTTTATATTGGATGGAGCATCTCATTCACTATCTTCCGGCTCCGCTTGTCATCAACGCGACCGAAGGCGGCGCAGATATCCGGGGAACGATCAAAATGCCGTTTCAAGAAGTGGTGGAACGGTATTGCAAGGACAAGACCACCTCGATTCCGGAGCTGTTTGCCGGACTCCCGCCGATCGATTCCGCAGCGGAGACCGAATCGCATGTCCGGAGTATGCTTGACTTTTTTGGCCGCCAGCTGGGGGATATGTCCCGGGTAAGCGAACATGCCGAAGAAGTGCTTGGCGCGATACGTCAGCTGCAGGATGAGCTGGCGGAGCATCCGGACGGCGGGATTGATTTTCTCGCTATCAAAGCGGGGCGCGTACTGCGCAATGTCGAGCTGCTGCTTAAGGATGTGCTGAAACAACCGTTTCTGATCTTCTTTTTCCGGCCACTTATTTCCAACTATCACGTCAAAATGAATCCGATATCGCGGGTCTCGTCGATCGATCGGCTGCAAGCGATTTTGACGCATCAATCCTATCTGCTGCGGCGAATTGTGGAAGGAACCAGGCAGGTTGCCGATGTTTATACGGAGGGGACACGGGAAGCGATACGCGACCTCGGCCTCGACTGCCAACAATTTGAGCTGGACATTCAGGATACATGGGCATTGCCGGATCTGGACATAGGGGAGGAGCTTGACGATGCAGCAGGAAATCATTGTTGA
- the fliW gene encoding flagellar assembly protein FliW produces the protein MLQLHGKVIQLNGSLLGLEAYDAFLVSVVDPEGPYAYLQSLQEEKIGFLVVTPFLFYSEYTFELDEKNKLLLDLKSKEEVLVLNTVTIREPFTQSTVNLLAPIVVNLRNGQARQIVLPPKTQYGTTEPLFRDAAEESGE, from the coding sequence ATGCTGCAGCTGCATGGGAAAGTGATACAATTGAACGGAAGCCTGCTGGGGTTGGAAGCTTATGATGCATTTCTGGTTTCGGTCGTCGATCCCGAAGGTCCTTACGCGTATTTGCAAAGCCTGCAGGAGGAGAAGATCGGATTTTTGGTGGTGACGCCGTTTTTATTTTATTCGGAGTATACGTTTGAACTCGACGAGAAAAATAAGCTGCTGCTCGACTTGAAATCGAAAGAAGAAGTGCTCGTATTAAACACGGTAACGATCAGGGAACCGTTCACCCAATCGACCGTCAATTTACTGGCGCCGATTGTGGTCAACCTCAGGAACGGACAAGCCAGGCAAATCGTGCTGCCTCCCAAGACCCAATACGGGACTACAGAGCCCCTTTTTCGAGACGCGGCTGAAGAAAGCGGTGAATAA
- a CDS encoding flagellar protein FlgN — MDSRTIADTLREQQELVERLLETANQKTPVLVHNDIERLSAITLKERKLVQQAEELERKRMTLANLYFSKMGFRTRNAKLSDMIRTVSNPQEKTVLLELQRGLADKLAKLKSVNELNQQLISQSLRFIDYSIDLLVEKPLEDIVYRHPMQHSGGNRPTGWFDKKA; from the coding sequence ATGGACAGCCGAACCATCGCGGATACGCTGCGGGAGCAGCAGGAGCTGGTTGAACGTTTGCTGGAGACGGCCAACCAGAAAACGCCCGTTCTCGTCCATAACGATATCGAGCGGCTTAGCGCCATTACGCTCAAAGAACGCAAGCTGGTGCAGCAGGCGGAAGAGCTGGAGCGCAAGCGGATGACGCTGGCGAACCTGTATTTTTCGAAAATGGGTTTCCGGACGCGCAACGCCAAACTAAGCGACATGATCCGGACCGTCTCGAATCCGCAGGAGAAGACCGTGCTGCTGGAGCTGCAGCGCGGGCTGGCCGATAAGCTCGCGAAGCTGAAAAGCGTGAACGAGCTGAACCAGCAGCTCATTTCGCAATCGCTTCGTTTTATTGATTATTCGATCGATCTTCTGGTTGAAAAACCGCTTGAGGATATCGTGTACCGGCATCCGATGCAGCACAGCGGCGGGAACCGCCCGACGGGTTGGTTTGACAAAAAAGCGTGA
- a CDS encoding flagellin, with amino-acid sequence MIINHNLPALNTYRNMGMNTNATSKAMEKLSSGLRINRAGDDAAGLAISEKMRAQIRGLDQASRNAQDGISLIQTAEGALNETQSILQRMRELAVQANNDTYTTTDRAKLGAEVTQLEKEINRIASQTEFNTKKLLNSGVSVTFQVGANSGQTIGMSINVMDFSSLYGAAAVGSTFSTATNFSSIIANINSGINSVSKERANLGAYQNRLEHTINNLNTSSENLTAAESRIRDVDMAKEMMNFTKSNILNQAAQAMLAQANQLPQGVLQLLR; translated from the coding sequence ATGATTATTAACCACAACCTTCCGGCGCTGAACACGTACCGAAACATGGGGATGAACACCAACGCGACGTCCAAGGCGATGGAGAAGCTCTCGTCCGGTCTCCGCATCAACCGCGCCGGCGACGATGCCGCAGGACTGGCAATCTCCGAGAAAATGCGCGCTCAAATCCGCGGTCTCGACCAAGCGTCCCGGAACGCGCAGGACGGCATCTCCCTGATTCAAACCGCTGAAGGCGCGCTCAACGAAACCCAATCCATCCTGCAGCGTATGCGCGAGCTGGCCGTACAAGCCAACAACGACACGTACACCACGACCGACCGTGCAAAGCTTGGCGCAGAAGTAACGCAGCTGGAAAAGGAAATTAACCGGATTGCTTCGCAGACGGAATTCAACACGAAGAAGCTGCTGAACAGCGGAGTCTCCGTCACGTTCCAGGTAGGCGCAAACTCCGGTCAAACGATCGGCATGTCGATCAACGTCATGGACTTTTCTTCCTTGTACGGTGCCGCAGCCGTTGGATCCACCTTCAGCACGGCAACGAACTTCTCTTCCATCATCGCGAATATTAACAGCGGCATCAACTCGGTTTCCAAAGAGCGTGCAAACCTGGGCGCATACCAAAACCGCCTGGAGCACACGATCAACAACCTGAACACCTCTTCGGAAAACCTGACGGCTGCCGAGTCCCGCATCCGCGACGTCGACATGGCAAAAGAAATGATGAATTTCACGAAGAGCAACATTCTGAACCAAGCGGCACAAGCGATGCTTGCGCAAGCGAACCAGCTGCCGCAAGGCGTTCTGCAGCTCCTTCGTTAA